A DNA window from Loxodonta africana isolate mLoxAfr1 chromosome 7, mLoxAfr1.hap2, whole genome shotgun sequence contains the following coding sequences:
- the LOC100669856 gene encoding olfactory receptor 4X2-like, translating to MADTHNVTEFIFLGLSPNPEVQRVCFVIFLLLYMAIVLGNFLIVLTVMTSRSLASPMYFFLSYLSFVEICYSSTTAPKLISDLLAEKKAISLWGCMTQVLFIHFFGGTEIFLLTVMAYDRYVAICKPLNYTTIMNQQVCTVLVGIAWLGGFVHSFAQVLLIFHLPFCGPNVIDHYFCDLHPLLKLACSDTFLIGLLMVANGGTVSVISFVVVLASYVVILLHLRTRSSEGWRKALSTCGSHISVVILFFGPLIFIYVRASTTLSVDKMVAVFYTVITPLLNPVIYSLRNAEVKKAMKRLWIKTMKVDEK from the coding sequence ATGGCTGACACACACAATGTGACTGAATTCATTTTTCTGGGACTTTCTCCCAATCCGGAGGTGCAGAGAGTctgctttgtgatatttttgcTCTTGTACATGGCGATTGTGCTGGGGAATTTCCTCATTGTGCTCACTGTCATGACCAGCAGAAGTCTTGcttcccccatgtacttcttcctcagtTACCTGTCCTTTGTGGAGATCTGCTACTCCTCTACCACAGCCCCCAAACTTATCTCAGACTTGCTGGCTGAAAAGAAAGCCATATCTCTGTGGGGCTGCATGACACAGGTTCTCTTCATCCACTTCTTTGGTGGCACTGAGATTTTCCTGCTCactgtgatggcctatgaccgctatgtggccatctgcaagcccctcaATTACACCACCATCATGAACCAGCAAGTGTGTACTGTCTTGGTAGGAATAGCATGGTTGGGGGGCTTTGTGCATTCCTTTGCCCAAGTCCTTCTCATCTTCCACTTGCCCTTTTGTGGCCCCAATGTGATTGACCACTATTTCTGTGACCTGCACCCTCTGCTCAAGCTTGCCTGCTCTGACACCTTTCTCATTGGTCTGTTGATGGTTGCCAATGGGGGAACCGTGTCTGTGATCAGCTTTGTGGTTGTCTTAGCCTCCTATGTGGTTATCTTGCTCCATCTGAGGACTCGAAGCTCTGAGGGGTGGCGAAAGGCCCTCTCCACCTGTGGGTCCCATATTTCTGTGGTAATCTTGTTCTTTGGGCCTCTTATCTTTATCTATGTGAGGGCTTCAACCACTTTATCTGTGGACAAGATGGTTGCTGTGTTCTACACAGTGATCACTCCTCTCCTCAACCCTGTAATCTACTCCCTGAGAAATGCTGAAGTGAAGAAGGCCATGAAGAGGCTATGGATCAAAACAATGAAAGTGGATGAGAAATAG